The Bubalus bubalis isolate 160015118507 breed Murrah chromosome 18, NDDB_SH_1, whole genome shotgun sequence genome contains a region encoding:
- the FFAR1 gene encoding free fatty acid receptor 1, giving the protein MDLPPQLSFALYVAAFVLGFPLNTLAIAGAVSHARLRLTPSLVYALHLGCSDLLLATSLPLKAVEALAGGVWSLPAPLCPAFALVHFAPLYAGGGFLAALSVGRYLGAAFPLGYQAARRPLYSWGVCVAIWAIVLCHLGLVFGLEAPGGWLDNSTSSLGISTPVNGSPVCLEAWDPASAGPARFSLSLLLFFLPLVITAFCYVGCLRALARSGLSHRRKLKAAWVAGGALLTLLLCLGPYNASNVAGFLHPDIGGQWRQLGLITGAWSVVLNPLVTGYLGGHPGRGTVCVAKTKTGASQK; this is encoded by the coding sequence ATGGACCTGCCCCCGCAGCTCTCCTTCGCCCTCTATGTGGCTGCCTTCGTGCTGGGCTTTCCACTCAACACCCTGGCCATTGCGGGCGCCGTGTCCCACGCCCGGCTCCGCCTCACCCCCAGCCTGGTCTATGCCCTCCACCTGGGCTGCTCTGATCTCCTGCTGGCGACCTCTCTGCCCCTGAAGGCGGTGGAGGCCCTGGCTGGGGGCGTCTGGTCCCTGCCGGCCCCTCTCTGTCCTGCCTTCGCCCTGGTCCACTTTGCTCCACTCTATGCTGGTGGGGGCTTCCTGGCCGCCCTGAGTGTCGGCCGCTACCTCGGAGCTGCCTTCCCCTTGGGCTACCAAGCTGCCCGGAGGCCGCTCTACTCCTGGGGCGTGTGTGTGGCCATATGGGCCATCGTCCTCTGTCACCTGGGGCTGGTCTTTGGGCTGGAGGCCCCGGGGGGCTGGCTGGACAATTCCACCAGCTCCTTGGGCATCAGCACGCCAGTCAATGGCTCTCCGGTCTGCCTGGAGGCCTGGGACCCAGCATCGGCAGGCCCGGCTCGCTTCAGCCTCTCGCTTCTGCTCTTCTTTCTGCCCCTGGTCATCACGGCCTTCTGCTACGTGGGCTGCCTCCGGGCACTGGCCCGCTCGGGCCTGAGCCACAGACGGAAGCTAAAGGCGGCCTGGGTGGCCGGCGGGGCCCTGCTCACATTGCTGCTCTGCTTAGGACCCTACAACGCCTCCAACGTGGCTGGCTTCCTGCACCCCGACATTGGAGGCCAGTGGCGGCAGCTGGGACTCATCACAGGTGCTTGGAGCGTGGTGCTCAACCCTTTGGTGACCGGCTACTTGGGAGGCCACCCTGGCCGGGGGACAGTCTgtgtggcaaaaacaaaaacaggggcATCCCAGAAATAG